GTCAGTACCTTGGCAATGGCTTCCTTGGCCTTGGAGGACGGAATCTCCACCTCGACTTTACGAGCCATTTGCGCGTTGCGAATACGGGTAAACATATCCGCCAGGGTATCTTGCATGCTCATGCTGCAGTTGCTCCGCTACTCTTTGCTTACCAGCTGGATTTAACCAGCCCGGGAACGTCACCACGCATCGCCGCTTCACGCAGTTTAATGCGGCTCAGGCCGAACTTGCGGTAGTAACCATGCGGACGGCCGGTAATGCGGCAGCGGTTACGCTGGCGAACCGAAGAAGAGTCCCGCGGCAGCTTCTGCAGCTCCAGCTGAGCCTCCCACTTCGCTTCGGGTTCCGCGTTGGGGTCCTGGATAACCGCTTTCAGCGCGGCACGCTTGGTGGCGTAACGCTGAACCAACTTGGCGCGCTTCGCCTCCCGGTTTTTCATAGAGACCTTTGCCATGACAAATCCTCTTAGCCTTTCAGCGGGAAGTTGAAGGCGCGCAGCAGCGCCCGTGCTTCGTCATCGGTCTTGGCTGTGGTGGTGATGGTGATATCCAGACCACGCAGCTTGTCGACCTTGTCGAAATCGATTTCCGGGAACACGATTTGCTCCCGCAGACCCATGGAGTAGTTGCCACGGCCGTCAAAGGACTTCGGGTTCAGACCCCGGAAGTCACGGACACGCGGGATTGCCACGGATACCAGGCGCTCCAGGAACTCGTACATACGACGGTTACGCAGGGTCACCTTGCAGCCAATCGGCCAACCTTCACGGATCTTGAAGCCCGCCACGGACTTACGTGCCTTGGTGACCAGCGGCTTCTGACCTGCGATGGCGGTCATATCCGACAGCGCACCTTCGATCGCCTTCCGGTCAGCAGCCGCTTCACCCACACCCATGTTCAGGGTGATCTTGGTGATGCGGGGCACCTCCATGACGTTCTTGTAACCGAACTCATCGC
This sequence is a window from Alloalcanivorax dieselolei B5. Protein-coding genes within it:
- the rplE gene encoding 50S ribosomal protein L5, with the protein product MSDLKKVYNEEIVAKLRDEFGYKNVMEVPRITKITLNMGVGEAAADRKAIEGALSDMTAIAGQKPLVTKARKSVAGFKIREGWPIGCKVTLRNRRMYEFLERLVSVAIPRVRDFRGLNPKSFDGRGNYSMGLREQIVFPEIDFDKVDKLRGLDITITTTAKTDDEARALLRAFNFPLKG
- the rpsN gene encoding 30S ribosomal protein S14 — encoded protein: MAKVSMKNREAKRAKLVQRYATKRAALKAVIQDPNAEPEAKWEAQLELQKLPRDSSSVRQRNRCRITGRPHGYYRKFGLSRIKLREAAMRGDVPGLVKSSW